A stretch of DNA from Macrotis lagotis isolate mMagLag1 chromosome X, bilby.v1.9.chrom.fasta, whole genome shotgun sequence:
TAtagtgaaagagacagagaaacgtgtgtgtatatttgtgtgtgtgtgtgcgtgcatgtgtgtgtgtgtatgtatgtatgtagatcAGTGACTCCTTTGTCCCTACTGCTTGAAGTGAAGTGTATTCTATTTCACTCCTCCCCAGGGGTTTTCCTATATCCTTAATGGGGTTTCAAAGTCTATTCTCTCTGTCATTGATGctcttattgttcagtcatgcctcTCGCTCTTTATGAAcctctttgattttgttttgttttttttagcaaagatattggagtggtttgtttttccttctctagctcattttatagaagaggaaactgaggcaggcagagttaagtcatttgcctggggtcacacagctagttagtgccTGAGGGAAATTTTGAAGACAGGTCTTCTCGAATCCAGACCTTGGATCAGTGAACTGCTAACAAGAGCCACTGGCTCTAGACTGATTTTGTTTTCTCAATTCTAGGGGGTCCCTTGAACTCCAGTTCTAGTGTAATCATTTAATAGTCAGActagcttttttctttcttttttttttatagatcaaacatcaaacatttattaacggTCTACAGCATGCTAAGTATTGTTCTAAGATGCTTAGAAtgtaaagaaaacaattaaacagTTCCTGTTCttagcttacattctatcagagaAGACATGTaacctatgtatatatatatatatatatatatatatatatatatatatatatgtatatgtatatatagtaaatTTAAGATTTGTGGATAAGGATGGGCAGTGGCATGGGAAGGGGTGGGAGTGTCACTAACAAGTCAAGGAGGAGTCAGGAAAGGCTTTGGGTAGGAGGTATCATTTGAACTGATAGCTGAAGAAAAGTTTGAATTCTAAGAGGAAGAGGTGAAGAATATATATGAAGGATATATGCATGAAAGATAGACTCCacaaaggcagagagatagaaaaatgggATAATGTGTATATAGAAAAGTAAAAGGCCAGTTAGACTGGACCATGACAAATGTGAAAAAGAATGGCATAGAAAAGTAGGTTGAACCCTGGTTGTGAGGAGTTTTAGAAGAGGTTGTAATTGAACTTAGATATCAGGGAGCCAGATAATCAGCAATAGTGTAGAATAGAGATTGATGTACTAgagagggaagagacttgagccaggtaaacaaattaggagactgttgtaattaaaaattttatatggtGCCTTGTGGTtactttaaaatactttacatCCATTATTTTGTTTAAGTCATACAACTACCTTGTGAAGGTGGTGGTACAGTTACTATTCATTTTTCAGGttaagaaactgagtcccagagaagctAAATAACTTGTCTAAGGTTATATAGTTAAAAAAGTGGCAGAGATGGGTTTCACATCCAGATtatccaactctaaatctatggttcttTCCACTTCACCTCAATTGTGACAGAAGAGAGGTCAGAACCCTGGCACAACATTGTTCAAAGATTAACATCCTcttgtgtttgtgtatttgtgcAGTCATATATGTGTATTCTAGATATTTCATAGTAATTTTTTGAACTCTAGAGTATATGAAATACCTAAATCTTCAGAGATTGGAGTCAGAAGAGGAGGCCCCATTTCTTGTTCAGTgttatctgacttttttttcttctacttctacttcttcatcttcaacttcctcctcttcctcttcccctacTTCATTTTTTTGCATGGGGTTAAACCAGTTACATCGGCGCTGAAGTAGAATATGTTGCTTATGATGAACCCAGTTGGAAAGGGATTCTACTAGCTCAATCACTTGGATGCCTTCAAAATCAGGATTCCTCTCATAATTATCCCTTCCTCCTTCTACCACCTCCTCTTCTTCACCTTCTTCTCCAAAATGGTAGAAACCTAAAGGGCTAATATGGGTTCCTGCTGAAATTCGAGCAATTTGTGCCCGCAAGTAATTACTCTCATTTCCTGGAAAGGGGGGATAACTAATGACAGCAGCGTCTAACCGACCAGTGAAAAATTTCTTGATTCTCCTTGGAATAACAATTTGTGCAGGTGTCACTGAGGGTAACCTCATCCAAGGCCTTCCTGGCTCACTGCATACAAAGTAGGTGTATTTGTTGGCACctgttctgttttcttcttttggtatCACTTGTGGGCCCTTGTAAGAAGACTTGGGCAAttcatcttcctcatcttcatcagcctcactttcttcaatgATATCTTCTTCATCTAtctcctcctcatcttcccctTCACGAAATTCCACTTCGGCCACGATGTAATTACTTTCTAGACCCAAGATTTTCCCCCAGAAATGGCATGTATGTACTGGTAGTGTGTCTGTGAGTTGTTTGAAGGCAAGAAAAATGCGGTAGGTTTCATCTGTACTTAAACCAACTCCAGCTTGTTCAAAATAGAAAGCTGATTCCATTATATTTGGAAGAGGGGTTTCTGCCTCTGATACTAGGTTACTCTGATGGGGGAAATCATTCACATGTTCTTATAGCACGTGCAAGAAAGATCTTATTTTTCTACTGTTTTGTCAGCTCTTCCTGAATCATCTCACATTCTCATCTATTAACAATATTTCATCTTCCTGTTCTTGATCACCTTCTAAATTCCCTTGGAGAAGAAGGACCTTTTGCTTCTCTGCTAGTTCATATGCCAAAGGTACCTCATGTTCATCTTGCATTGTGTCcaatttcttataaaaatgagtcttcttgacatCCAGACTGATAGTTTCAATGATGTCAACAATATTCTCAGGGCGTTCATCTAAAATTCTAGTCAGTATCTTGCAAAGATGATCATATAGATTCAGGCCGGTCTTGCTGCGGCGCCTGGGCCTGCTGCGCCTGGGCGCGCCCTTCCACGCCGGCCCCCCAGACTAGCTTTTTTCAAAGCTAAAATAAGAACAAACATACAAATACTTCCCCAATACATAGAGGATATAATCCCAGTGTCTAGAAACAGAAGGGGAATTAGGTTTGCAGCTTAGACCTAGTTTCTTTAAAGCATAATCTCCGCAAGTTCCAAGTCAAAAATCCCTTGGAATTCAAGATCTTTGTTCCTGCTTCCCAGATCATCATGACTCAAGTCCAGGTCTGGGGACTCTATCACATGCACCTAGAAATTaaaaggcaaaacaaacaaaaactctaaGCCTATTTCTTGGGACCACAGGGCTTCAGTGGCCCAGGAGAAAACTCAGCTCAGTTCATGGTATGTACATTCTTCaagttaaagagagagagaggatgaaagagagaatgaaactgTTTTAGTCTGGCACATTTAAAGGTATGCAACCTGTTCCACTCAAACAGCTTATTAAGAAGGCTCTTCCTATCTACATGGTAGAGGCACACAGCGTATCTTCTCCCAGAAGCTGGTCCCTGGTTTCTCTCATAGGGGTGATTTAGTATTAGGAAATCTGGATCTGTACAAAGCAAAGCCCcattacacatatatacatatatgtatatatatgtacacacatacatacatacaaatacaatacacatatacatacacacatttagaTACGTAAAAATAAAGGCATACAAAAAATTAGATACAAGGGAGTTTGGGAGGACGATCATTAGCAGATGGagataagagagagcaaaataatACTTCAAGCTGATGGTGATGCTTTAGTTTTGTCTCAGGGAAAAATACCTGCATTCTATGAGGCAGAGATAGGAAAGAATCACATGCCTAATATGAATGGCCAATGGGAGAAGGCTTTCTTGATGGATCTCTCTGGGAAGGGGGAGTCAACTACAATGAGcagatttattaaaggaattgAGATAACAAAGTAGGTTGAGGTAAAAATAGGAGGGAAAATATACTCTTCTGTTTCTTTCAcctattttacttatttatatttcaagtgtcctttccttccctctttcaagTTTCAATATTCTATCCttcattctaatttttctaatttatctcCTTCAGAAATTTATCCTCTATGTAGCTGGCTCACAAACCTGTATCTTCATCTTGGAGTTCATTTTACATCTCGACCTACCCACCAGTATCACAAAATTTATATACTAGGGAGGTCAAAGATTAACTCCACAGCCACGAACTTCCCTGTAGAAGAAACTTTGGTAGAATTATACTAATATTTaagtctttaaaatatttgtataccTTTCAGAATCCTGAGGAAGACTATGACAGTAATTCCAAAATTTAATGAACttatatgaatattaaaaagtaattataTATGCAGTAAGGTAAAAAACGTGCTTCTCAGGAAGCATATCAAGATTTGTAATATATGTTTGATTTATtgcatttatgtgtgtatgtgtgtctgtgagaGGGAGGCAGACAAttataaagacagagagagaataccCCTAATTTTATGGACCAAATAGCCCAGAGATTGACCCAGTGATGTTGATGTTAAACAGAATAgcaggaggaggggaaggaaggaaagaaggagggaaaaagggaagggggattGACTTTGAGGACTTCTCACTTCTGTCTGACTAGTTTGGCCCAGCCCTGCTAGAACTTGagaatttaaatacataaaacctTATTTTACCCTGCAATGGAGGGCCATCACAGTCTTTTATAAACTTCCCAGCTCTTAATTAATAAATCCTAAGAATATCAATTTATTGATGAAATAAAAGGACCTTATATGTCACCGAGTcctacttcctcattttatagacaagtaaACTGAAGGCCTGAAAAATGTGACTTTACATTCTATTGCAATTAATATCTAATGCAAGATTTAAAACTGGATTTTCCTAATTCTAAGTTCAACATAGACTTTATTCACTAAAGCATAATTCATCTTTATTTATGAATAATCATTTACTAAGCACCCCACATGGATTAGTCTCAATGCTAAGCACCTGGTTGCACATATATAAGCTAAAACAGTTACTGCCCCCAGGAATTTATATGCTGGCAGAGGGTGAGATAATATATAGATTAAAAAGCAGATaacatttaaacaaaaatataatttatcaaagcactttgcaagccttaaaaacACTAAATATTAACTATTACCATGGCCACTCATAACAATCTGggtgataaataaaataaatttatataatttacaaaTGATGAATTTCCAGCTAAGTGAAGtcatgacttacccaaggtcacaaaggtggTAGACCAAGGGATGAAACTAAATTCTTCTAACTCCatatctaatgttttttttttccatttagaagCATCATCATAGAAGGATTAAAGACAACATGGTTTTGAATTCAATAATAAATCGTATTACAGGGCCTGATCAGCTTTCAAATTATGATGGTTAAAAaggttatattttttcaatagatAACTGCAAAgctttataataatgataatgatgatgatgatgatgatggtaataataataatattagctggggtgctttaaggtttgcaaagtacttgacACATGATTTCATTTGAACCCCATAAGAACCACTCTCCTCTTGGAGAAGGAAACtactattaagcacctactgaggGCCAGAAACTATATTAAGCACTTTTCAGATATCTTAGATGATGCTCACAACTttaccctgggaggtaagtgctattatgttccccattttataactgaggaaactgacaGCAGTgagatgacttgtccagagtcacccagctaataagtgtttgaggccaaatctgaattcaaatcttcctgtctCAGAGTCCAGCACTATTTCCACTAAGACATTGACTATTTCTCATATCTTCATATATTCACTTGATGGTTCTTCATGTGAGGAAGTAGACTGACCTCACAGCTTTCCCAAGACTTTTAACCAGAAGCACTGAAGAGCTCTAGCATCAACAGAAACCAAGGGATTAGATAACAGCTCATACAGAAAAAAGCTAAAAGCTAAGAACAGCTAGCCCGAGGAAGAGAAAGCTTAAGAAgactacatacatatatatacatatatatatatgtatatatatgtatatatatgtatatatatatgtatgtatatgtatatacacacatatgtatacatatatatgtatatgtatatatgtatgtatgtgtgtgtgtgtatgtgtgtgtgtgtcattgtcttcaaatacttgaaagatCATCACGAGAGATTGGAGATTCAATCAATTCTATATGGCCCCAGAAAAACAGAATCAGGAGTAATTGATAAGAGCTGTCAAGGACCTGGATGCCTGGATAGGAAAGATAAGGTAGTTTCTCAAAGCTGTCTCAGTTGCAACCTGCCTCATGCAAAGGTTTAGAAAAGACCTATGGCCCAGGATTCTTTTTCCACAGCTTGTTGTTTTGCCCCATCAGTATAAAGTTTCTAGTCCAGTGTTGTACAATCAATGTTTTGTGTACATTATACAGACTGAACATATACAGTAACATGGGGAGTTGAGTACAGAGGAGAGGTCTAGTCTCTCCATCTAGTGATAGAGtggttctcaaagtgtggtccaGGAATTCTTGGGAATCCCCATGACTCTTTAAAGGGAGGGACTTTAAAGGGACTatgaagtcaaaactattttcaaaataatactaaaatgttttaatttataatatagtaACTTTTGATAGATATAGCTTATACAAACAAAACTCTTGGGGGGTCCTTAGTAATTTTTAACAGTATAAAGGGCTTTTGAGCAAGGTTTGATCTTAGAAAATTGCTCATCTTGTTATGACATGTTGTTCTTGGAGCCAAGAACTactttcaaatcctacctccagtctttattggttgtgtgatcctaggcacgTCCCTTCACTTCTCcaagactcaattttctcatctgtaaatttatgATAATAGCACTTTATTCACAAGATTACTGTTGATAACACATattacaaagcattttgtaaCTCAATGCATAATATAAAGGTAAATTGTAagtttttaaagataataatccCTCCCCACTTCTAATTCTTAAAATCCCTATTtaccttcaaaattcagctccaAGTCTGTTTTGATCCTCCAGTTCCTGTCCCTCCCAAATATACcttgtatttttgtttctgttttatagttatatataatatatatgtgtatgtatataatacatttttctatgtaatgttaatttaattttaaacatcAATTGAATGCCTATTCCTTAAAAGCAAAGATTATTGATTGTTTTCAGATTAAAGATATCCTGGTAAGATGGGATGGTATCTTTACTACTTCATCATAGAAATACTctccttaaaaaaatctatactAGAAACAATAGCACCTAAAAAAAGGCCAGAGCTCAGCATCCTTTTGAGGTGTAAtagttttacttttaattttttacaagCTGATGATGTTTTCATTTAAGTTAATAAAAGAGAGACACTCTCAGTGTTCTGCTGAGAAAAACACCCCCCCAGATGAAGGACTTGTTCTTAGGCAGGAGACTAATAAGACAGATTTTAAGAACAGTGAGGTCACTTTCTGTAAGCATATGTCTCACATGAGTTCATTTTCCCTATCCTTCACACAGTAAATATAAAGATGATAGATCTGACTAATCCTTTTAAAGATAAGATCTGATGACAGGATAGGGAGACAGGCAAACCCATTAAAAATAGTATCTTGGCCCACAATAGTGAGAATTGGACATGCCCTTGACTTCTCACAGTTCATAAAATTAACAACCACAGCACCttgtttctattcatttcttgATGTTGGAGCAGTGTAGCTTTGCATGATTCAGCAAAGAAATCCTGTCTTTGAAGATTAAAACAATTCAGTGCCTGGATCTATTTAGCTCCTTACAGACATTGCCTTCAGTTTCATGAGTCTAACTTCTCAGGCCCGGAGAAATAGAGGAATTGTAAAGCTATAAGTCCTGAAGTGCCAGTAGACATGGTTTTTGGTTCCCTCATCAAGGGGCTGCATTCCCAATCCAGTTTTCCTCTTTTCCAAATGTTAGGCCCCTGCTTCTTTGCCAACCAGTTGTCAGTAATGAGCTCTCCATACTGAGATGAAAAGACTCAGGGGCCCACCTTCAGGCAGTGGATGGACCAGGAATTGTTCCAGCAGACAGCCCCTTCCTAGTTTGTCCAGTCAGCCACCAGAACATCTGTCCAAATAGACTGCAGGGGAAAATGTGATTGCTGCATTCTGGGCAGGTTGTCCTCCATTTCCCTGAACATTGGGAATATTaagacactgattttttttttccgtTCCGGCATATACAAAGGTGGCAGTCTATATAGGTGGTAGCTTAGGGGCTGTACACAGTATTCACTTACATTTCTAATGTGAAAGTCTATCTGCTTGTTGAGGACATGGGTCTTACCACTTTCACTGGTTTGACAGATTGCCAAgacatagatacttaataaattgcATTTAATCCTGATGACTAATCCTGGGAGAGGGATAAAAAAGTAAAACCCTTaattaaaagatgaggaaaatgaactaTAGAGTGAATGGCAACTGGGGTCACGTCAGAGTGACCCCTCCTGAATTCTAGGTTCAAGCATTGGTTTGATGACTACATGTCAAGGATATTTGCTTTAGAAAGAATTTATAGCATTGAGTGAATCGTGGACTTAGTGACCTCAAAGAACACTTTCTGTTCTAAGATACCAATTATGGTATCTTATGGTATAGTCTCTGTGTTCCATTATGCTGTGCTACTTCACATTCCAATTGGAGTCTATGCAACCTACTCCTCCTGCCATCAGGACCCAAGGTTTCTATGCTGCCTTTCCATAAATACAGGGTTTTCAGCTTTAAGGAGTTGAGAAATCATCCAGACCAGAGGTTTCAAACATGAGGGCTATGGGCCACGTTTATACCTTAACACTCCCTAGAGCAGCCCAACCTAGATataatcaggaaatatttaacaaaattaataaactaAGGTCAAAAAAGTTGAGGGAAaagcccaaagtcacatggaATTCAAAGCCAAGATATGAATATATAATCTCTTATTCCTAATCATCTGTACTTTTCATTGTATCACTACTTTTTCTGCATTCTGGTATAGAGCATCCATGCAGAAtcttgggaaaggaaggaaggaaggaaggaaggaaggaaggaaggaaggaaggaaaggagggagagaagaggaaggaaggagggaaggatagaaggaaataaaaggaaaactcaCAATGACTTATTATGATTTTTACAGTCCCTAGAACTttcaaataacaacaataattatagcaatagttaacatttatttagtgctttcaggcttgcaaagtgttttacaaatatcatctcattttgctTCACAACTAAACTGGGAGAAGGGTACtgttatcccattttatagaaggagaaaaaaaggcagagagagattaagtgacttaaccagggtcacaagATGAGGAAatctaagggcagctagatggtaccaATGGATAAAaagctggccttggaatcaggaggacaagatttcaaatccagcctctgacactagctgtatgatgtgggcaagttacttaaccctgatttcctcacatccagggccatctccagttgtcctgattcatatctggccactggacccaggtgactttagaagaaaaagtgaggctggtgacttagcatagcatccaatcactcaaatccaattcttgtgcttgttatggcaaaaactccctgaagtcatggccttctttgagaaaacttaaaagaaataagtTAAGTCTTTGAACCCAAGTTTCCCTGAGCCCAGGTCTAGTATTTTATCTTCCAGGTCACCTAGCTCCCAAATGATTGCTTCCACAGGTCAAAAATCTTTATGACTCTTGCAAGCTTggattttgtatattgttttgcTTCCCAAGTCCAATGAGTTGGCTTTGGGCTTCCTACCACCAGTTTCTTTCCTCAACTGACACTAGTTATGATTGACTGTATAGCAACTTGATCCTGTTCTTTCCCCTCTCAtctttccccctacccccaccatCAGATGATTATTCAATGAGTTCCCTTTCCAAAAGAACTCCTTTCCATTACTTAATCTTTAGATCAagataaagaggaagagaaatcccCTCCTCTGTGGAATCCCCTCCTATGGGAGTACCACTATCCTTTTGTCTCTGGTCTATTGCCAGTCTTTAGCTGATTGTTGACCCCTTGTCAAATccaacttgaattttttttaatcctgatgCATGATTCTTTGTTACGAGCTCTTCAAGTATAAGATACTGAGTTATCTATACCTCAGACACTAAGGCTATTGAGCACATGGGTAACATCTGCATTTCCTCTTCAAATGGATTTCTTCAGTTTCACTATAAACAAGTAGATTTCCCAAATTCAAGTATTAAAGTCCTTCTTCTCTAATAGTATGGCATAGAATAGAATAATGTGAAACGTTAACACATGCAATTCCATGCTTTTCCATTGATTGTCCTCCAGGTCTGATTgcctcccattttcttctccccctTTTAGAACTGCTAGCTTGCCTGGTCAAATGTCACCTTTTTTCACTAATTCAATATACCCATTGTTGTTATTACTCCCTTCTCCTCAGATGACCTCACATTTACTCATCTACATGTCCTGGGTGGGGGGCCTCAGGACAATGTAAACTTGAAGACAGGGATGATTTTGTTTGTACTTATGTATATGTACCCCCAATTACCCAGCATTGTTTTCCCAAAGCAAGTGAttagtgtttattgaattgaaatgattttaatCCCTAAGAAATTATACATGTTGAATATATGGATCTCTCctgcatttttctttgaactttCTCTATACAAATGGTAAATTTCCTAATTAATATAGTTTTAAGGAGTCA
This window harbors:
- the LOC141503472 gene encoding LOW QUALITY PROTEIN: radial spoke head protein 4 homolog A-like (The sequence of the model RefSeq protein was modified relative to this genomic sequence to represent the inferred CDS: inserted 2 bases in 1 codon), whose translation is MKIQSGGPAWKGAPRRSRPRRRSKTGLNLYDHLCKILTRILDERPENIVDIIETISLDVKKTHFYKKLDTMQDEHEVPLAYELAEKQKVLLLQGNLEGDQEQEDEIFNLVSEAETPLPNIMESAFYFEQAGVGLSTDETYRIFLAFKQLTDTLPVHTCHFWGKILGLESNYIVAEVEFREGEDEEEIDEEDIIEESEADEDEEDELPKSSYKGPQVIPKEENRTGANKYTYFVCSEPGRPWMRLPSVTPAQIVIPRRIKKFFTGRLDAAVISYPPFPGNESNYLRAQIARISAGTHISPLGFYHFGEEGEEEEVVEGGRDNYERNPDFEGIQVIELVESLSNWVHHKQHILLQRRCNWFNPMQKNEVGEEEEEEVEDEEVEVEEKKVRXNTEQEMGPPLLTPISEDLGISYTLEFKKLL